A single Micromonospora luteifusca DNA region contains:
- a CDS encoding YceD family protein, which produces MPKHSPSTLNPRSPLVLDTRDLPRRPGALREVRRVVPAPADLGVELIGVPEGADLDLDLRLQSVSEGVLVSGTITGPVRGECGRCLREINDSMGVTIQELYAYEDSTTDATTDEDEVGRMQGDLIDLEPALRDALVLTLPTNPLCREDCPGLCPECGAHWDDLPADHSHQQIDPRWAGLSQLTVTEE; this is translated from the coding sequence ATGCCCAAGCACTCGCCATCGACACTCAACCCCAGGTCGCCGCTGGTCCTCGACACGAGGGACCTCCCGCGCCGCCCTGGCGCGTTGCGTGAGGTCCGGCGGGTCGTGCCGGCACCGGCGGACCTCGGTGTGGAGTTGATCGGCGTGCCGGAGGGCGCGGACCTCGACCTCGATCTGAGGTTGCAGTCGGTGTCTGAGGGCGTGCTCGTCTCCGGGACCATCACCGGTCCCGTCCGGGGCGAGTGCGGCCGTTGCCTGCGCGAGATCAACGACTCGATGGGCGTGACGATCCAGGAGCTGTACGCGTATGAGGACAGCACCACGGACGCCACGACCGACGAGGACGAGGTGGGCCGGATGCAGGGCGATCTGATCGACCTGGAGCCGGCGCTGCGGGACGCGTTGGTGCTTACGCTGCCGACCAACCCGCTCTGCCGGGAGGACTGCCCAGGGTTGTGTCCCGAATGCGGGGCGCACTGGGATGATCTGCCGGCCGACCACAGTCACCAGCAGATCGACCCGCGTTGGGCGGGCCTGTCGCAACTGACCGTTACAGAGGAGTAA
- the coaD gene encoding pantetheine-phosphate adenylyltransferase: MRRAVCPGSFDPVTNGHLDIIGRASRLFDEVIVGVLVNQSKSGLFTVEERIDMLREVTSSYGNVRVESFRGLLVDFCRAQQASVLIKGLRAVSDFDYELQMAQMNIGLAGVETLFMPTNPLYSFLSSSLVKDVAKWGGDISAHVPDPVREALQTRLGPRP, translated from the coding sequence ATGAGACGTGCGGTGTGCCCCGGTTCGTTCGACCCGGTCACCAACGGACACCTCGACATCATCGGGCGAGCCAGCCGGCTCTTCGATGAGGTGATCGTCGGTGTGTTGGTGAACCAGTCGAAGAGTGGCCTGTTCACCGTCGAGGAGCGGATCGACATGCTCCGCGAGGTGACCTCCTCGTACGGGAACGTGCGGGTCGAGTCGTTCCGAGGGCTGCTGGTGGACTTCTGCCGGGCCCAGCAGGCGAGTGTGCTGATCAAGGGACTGCGGGCGGTCAGCGACTTCGACTACGAGCTGCAGATGGCCCAGATGAACATTGGGCTGGCCGGCGTCGAGACGCTCTTCATGCCGACCAACCCGCTCTACTCGTTCCTCTCGTCGAGTCTGGTCAAGGACGTGGCCAAGTGGGGTGGCGACATCTCCGCCCACGTGCCCGACCCGGTCCGCGAGGCCCTGCAAACCCGCCTGGGTCCCCGCCCCTGA
- the rpmF gene encoding 50S ribosomal protein L32, translated as MAVPKRKMSRSNTRSRRANWKATVVATVACPQCKSPKLPHAACSVCGTYNGRQVLEV; from the coding sequence GTGGCCGTCCCGAAGCGCAAGATGTCGCGCAGCAACACCCGGTCCCGCCGGGCGAACTGGAAGGCGACCGTGGTCGCGACCGTCGCGTGCCCGCAGTGCAAGTCCCCGAAGCTGCCGCACGCTGCCTGCTCCGTCTGCGGCACCTACAACGGCCGCCAGGTTCTCGAGGTCTGA
- a CDS encoding phosphate acyltransferase, translating to MEPGTARIAVDLLGGDDAPAVVVDGALRAMRADPDLHLLLVGPAEVADELIAALDPAQRARITVRPVRVVVGMADHPMAARAQSTVRAAVTAVRDGTADALVSAGATGATVTAAVLGLGRWPEIRQPALVATLPAVAGPVVLLDVGGSLEPRPATLARHAVLGAAYAAVAHSIAAPRVGLLSVGTEAGKGDRVRRATDPLLAVEPLPGGARYVGLVEGYDVTLGARVDVVVTDGFTGNVLLKAIEGAYAMAGGPPAEGGAPRAAALLGVAGTVVVCHGSARADDVASGIALAAHLWRRRATDLVSALLDGDATTNRTDRSTDTEVRTS from the coding sequence GTGGAGCCGGGCACCGCGCGGATCGCCGTTGACCTCCTCGGCGGGGACGACGCTCCCGCCGTCGTGGTTGACGGCGCTCTGCGGGCCATGCGCGCCGACCCTGACCTGCACCTGCTGCTCGTCGGCCCGGCCGAGGTCGCCGACGAGTTGATCGCTGCCCTCGATCCGGCGCAACGCGCCCGGATCACGGTGCGGCCCGTTCGCGTTGTCGTCGGCATGGCCGACCATCCCATGGCCGCCCGCGCCCAGAGCACGGTCCGGGCCGCGGTCACCGCCGTCCGTGACGGGACCGCCGACGCCCTGGTCTCCGCTGGCGCCACCGGTGCGACCGTCACCGCCGCAGTGCTCGGCCTCGGCCGCTGGCCGGAGATCCGCCAACCTGCGCTTGTCGCCACCCTGCCTGCCGTGGCCGGGCCGGTAGTGCTCCTCGACGTCGGCGGCTCTCTGGAACCCCGCCCGGCCACCCTCGCGCGCCACGCCGTGCTCGGCGCCGCCTACGCCGCCGTGGCGCACTCGATCGCCGCGCCGCGCGTCGGGCTGCTCTCGGTCGGCACCGAGGCCGGCAAGGGCGACCGGGTCCGCCGGGCCACCGACCCGTTGCTCGCCGTCGAGCCGCTGCCCGGTGGGGCGCGCTACGTCGGGCTGGTCGAGGGGTACGACGTGACCCTCGGCGCGCGCGTCGATGTGGTCGTCACCGACGGCTTCACCGGTAACGTGCTGCTCAAGGCCATCGAGGGCGCGTACGCGATGGCCGGCGGCCCACCTGCCGAGGGCGGCGCGCCCCGAGCGGCCGCCCTGCTGGGCGTCGCGGGGACGGTGGTCGTCTGCCATGGTTCCGCTCGTGCCGACGACGTCGCCTCCGGCATAGCCCTCGCCGCCCACCTGTGGCGGCGGCGCGCCACCGATCTGGTTTCGGCGTTGCTCGACGGCGACGCCACGACGAACCGCACCGA